One genomic region from Haloterrigena gelatinilytica encodes:
- a CDS encoding SPW repeat domain-containing protein: MHATAKLTGGGNGMLGCWLLAAPFVLGAPAVGRWNDVIVGTVVLLVVGYGRIGTDSRPPASATGAGLVAILGLWLLLAPFVLGFEGLPLWNDVVAGTVVTSFGSYDAYDASVSSVGRERSGRTPVE, translated from the coding sequence ATGCACGCGACCGCGAAACTGACCGGCGGCGGAAACGGGATGCTCGGCTGCTGGCTGCTCGCGGCGCCGTTCGTCCTCGGCGCGCCCGCGGTCGGTCGTTGGAACGACGTCATCGTCGGCACGGTCGTGTTGCTCGTCGTCGGCTACGGCCGCATCGGAACCGACAGCCGACCTCCCGCGAGCGCGACCGGTGCGGGACTCGTCGCGATCCTCGGGCTCTGGCTCCTCCTCGCTCCGTTCGTCCTCGGCTTCGAGGGGCTACCGCTGTGGAACGACGTCGTCGCGGGAACCGTCGTGACGAGCTTCGGTAGCTACGACGCCTACGACGCGTCCGTTTCGTCGGTCGGTCGCGAGCGGTCCGGTCGCACACCCGTCGAATAG
- a CDS encoding diadenylate cyclase, translating to MDDELRIAYETHDGVQELIDCLHHSLESISLNFDRWGEQYVKGPGMYVAVVTGPSVADFADPMGRNAWPTDRCRDVCLDLESFYETAREVAMTRDGALVVSVDGVVQEQMVRFTDLLPEELEAVDSADSEYEDWMGSRHMSALDTSRRPNVISTLTLSEETGRVTIFEDGSFETTKRTELGGEWNPETYA from the coding sequence ATGGACGACGAGCTGCGGATCGCCTACGAGACCCACGACGGGGTCCAGGAGCTGATCGACTGTCTCCACCACTCCCTCGAGTCGATCAGCCTGAACTTCGACCGGTGGGGCGAACAGTACGTGAAGGGGCCGGGGATGTACGTCGCGGTGGTCACGGGCCCGTCGGTCGCCGACTTCGCGGATCCGATGGGGCGGAACGCGTGGCCGACCGACCGCTGCCGGGACGTCTGTCTGGATTTGGAGAGCTTCTACGAGACGGCCCGCGAGGTCGCGATGACGCGGGACGGCGCGCTCGTCGTCAGCGTCGACGGCGTCGTCCAGGAACAGATGGTCCGCTTTACCGATCTGCTGCCCGAGGAGCTCGAGGCCGTCGACTCGGCCGACTCCGAGTACGAAGACTGGATGGGATCGCGCCACATGAGCGCCCTGGATACCTCGCGGCGGCCGAACGTGATCTCGACGCTGACGCTGAGCGAGGAGACCGGCCGCGTAACGATCTTCGAAGACGGGTCGTTCGAAACCACTAAACGGACCGAACTCGGAGGCGAATGGAATCCGGAGACGTACGCGTGA
- a CDS encoding four-helix bundle copper-binding protein, which translates to MALTRIDHVSENEKMQECIDNCFEAAQACEWCADECAGEGEEMAECLRLCRDVADLTTMHARFMARDSNYSAELAEACAGACEECAEECERHDDEHCQVCADALRDCAETCRDMASA; encoded by the coding sequence ATGGCACTAACTCGGATCGACCACGTCAGCGAGAACGAGAAGATGCAAGAGTGTATCGACAACTGCTTCGAAGCCGCGCAGGCCTGCGAGTGGTGTGCCGACGAGTGCGCCGGCGAGGGCGAGGAGATGGCCGAGTGTCTCCGGCTCTGTCGGGACGTCGCCGACCTGACGACGATGCACGCGCGGTTCATGGCTCGCGACTCGAACTACAGCGCGGAACTCGCCGAAGCCTGCGCCGGCGCCTGCGAGGAGTGCGCCGAGGAGTGCGAACGCCACGACGACGAACACTGCCAGGTCTGTGCGGACGCCCTCCGCGACTGCGCGGAGACCTGCCGAGACATGGCGTCGGCCTGA
- a CDS encoding DEAD/DEAH box helicase family protein, with the protein MTRPQNDRPESPPIALRYEDGTVRIDDLESDALDAVREAVPDLAADPRTDGRRVPAFRYAALRAALVDATSAPDRIDDRVLELESLPDLHSAYELREYQREALSAWLETDRWADAAVDDSDRRPMTRAPAGVLELPTGSGKTVIALKAIERLSVPTLVVVPTIDLLEQWQRELEREFDRPIGRFGGGEQRLEPITVSTYDSAYLKADSVGDRFGLVVFDEVHHLGGEGYREIGRLLAAPARLGLTATFERPDGAHEVIETIVGPLVHRVGADELAGDHLANYDIKRLAVSLTPDEREAYERNQEVFTDYLARSGIEMRSGSDYRELVKRSGSDPEAREALLARQRARELMFGSAAKLEALEGILDDHRGERTIVFTAHNDLAYDVSERFLIPTITHQTGTAERREILERFREGTYSRIATSNVLDEGVDVPDASLAVVLSGSGSEREFVQRLGRILRPKADGGRALLYEVVAEDTGEERIARRRRN; encoded by the coding sequence GTGACGCGGCCCCAGAACGACCGTCCGGAGTCGCCGCCGATCGCGCTCCGGTACGAGGACGGCACCGTCCGGATCGACGACCTCGAGAGCGACGCCCTCGACGCCGTCCGCGAGGCGGTCCCCGACCTCGCGGCCGATCCGCGCACCGACGGACGGCGCGTCCCCGCGTTTCGCTACGCCGCTCTTCGGGCTGCCCTGGTGGACGCGACGTCGGCTCCCGACCGAATCGACGATCGGGTGCTCGAACTCGAGTCCCTTCCGGACCTCCACTCGGCGTACGAACTCCGCGAGTATCAACGCGAGGCGCTGTCGGCGTGGCTCGAGACCGACCGCTGGGCGGACGCCGCCGTCGACGATTCCGACCGTCGCCCGATGACCCGCGCACCTGCGGGCGTCCTCGAACTCCCGACGGGCAGCGGCAAGACGGTCATCGCGCTGAAGGCGATCGAGCGCCTCTCAGTGCCGACGCTCGTCGTCGTGCCGACGATCGATCTGCTCGAGCAGTGGCAGCGGGAACTCGAGCGGGAGTTCGATCGGCCGATCGGGCGCTTCGGCGGCGGCGAGCAGCGCCTCGAGCCGATCACGGTCTCGACGTACGACTCGGCGTACCTGAAAGCCGATTCGGTCGGCGACCGGTTCGGACTGGTCGTCTTCGACGAGGTCCACCACCTCGGCGGCGAGGGCTACCGCGAGATCGGGCGCCTGCTCGCGGCGCCCGCCCGGTTGGGACTGACCGCGACCTTCGAGCGCCCGGACGGCGCCCACGAGGTGATCGAGACGATCGTCGGGCCGCTCGTCCACCGCGTCGGGGCCGACGAATTGGCGGGCGACCACCTGGCGAACTACGATATCAAGCGACTCGCGGTGTCGCTGACGCCCGACGAGCGCGAGGCGTACGAGCGCAACCAGGAGGTGTTCACCGACTACCTCGCGCGCTCGGGCATCGAGATGCGCAGCGGCTCGGACTACCGGGAACTGGTCAAGCGGTCGGGATCGGACCCGGAGGCCCGCGAGGCCCTGCTCGCTCGCCAGCGCGCACGGGAGCTCATGTTCGGCAGCGCGGCCAAACTCGAGGCCCTCGAGGGGATCCTCGACGACCACCGCGGCGAGCGGACGATCGTCTTCACGGCTCACAACGACCTCGCGTACGACGTCAGCGAGCGGTTCCTGATTCCGACGATAACGCACCAGACCGGGACCGCCGAGCGGCGGGAGATCCTGGAGCGCTTTCGCGAGGGGACGTACAGCCGTATCGCGACTTCGAACGTACTCGACGAGGGGGTCGACGTCCCCGACGCCTCGCTCGCGGTCGTCCTCTCGGGCAGCGGCAGCGAGCGGGAGTTCGTCCAGCGACTCGGCCGGATCTTGCGGCCGAAAGCGGACGGCGGTCGCGCGCTCCTCTACGAAGTCGTCGCCGAGGACACCGGCGAGGAACGGATCGCGAGACGGCGCCGTAACTGA
- a CDS encoding DJ-1/PfpI family protein, with the protein MSQQILLLAGDFVEDYEVMVPFQALQMVGHDVHAVCPEKEAGDACPTAIHDFEGDQTYTEKPGHNFELNRDFDAVDPAEYDALVVPGGRAPEYLRTYDEVLELTRHFFEEEKPVAALCHGVQLLAAADVLEGRTCTGYPALEADVTIAGGEWEDGVTRDGTLVTGQAWPDHPEWLAEFLDVLGTEIDHADAAPAAADD; encoded by the coding sequence ATGTCACAACAGATCCTGCTCCTCGCGGGCGACTTCGTCGAGGACTACGAGGTAATGGTCCCGTTCCAGGCGCTCCAGATGGTCGGCCACGACGTCCACGCCGTCTGTCCCGAGAAGGAGGCAGGCGACGCCTGTCCGACGGCGATCCACGACTTCGAGGGCGACCAGACCTACACCGAGAAGCCGGGCCACAACTTCGAGCTGAACCGCGACTTCGACGCCGTCGACCCCGCCGAGTACGACGCGCTGGTCGTCCCCGGCGGTCGCGCGCCCGAGTACCTCCGGACCTACGACGAGGTCCTCGAGCTCACCCGCCACTTCTTCGAGGAAGAGAAACCCGTCGCGGCGCTCTGTCACGGCGTCCAGCTCCTCGCCGCCGCGGACGTCCTCGAGGGCCGGACCTGCACCGGCTATCCGGCGCTCGAGGCCGACGTGACGATCGCCGGCGGCGAGTGGGAAGACGGCGTCACGCGCGACGGCACCCTCGTGACGGGACAGGCGTGGCCGGACCACCCCGAGTGGCTCGCTGAATTCCTCGACGTGCTCGGCACCGAGATCGATCACGCGGACGCCGCGCCGGCCGCCGCGGACGACTGA
- a CDS encoding DUF5806 family protein, whose amino-acid sequence MPEDTHSSAESNASETDRFERLEGADYDRVTEFLRDRVAFTAREWAIARLCADFRTGTGVEMTTVGEHLPDLVPFMDDQYTRQAVYQSRRSFEEKVRRAGATFLYGAYADFFTADEVDDIVYEATEVARFLIEVEGASLSPTDESNAEERVSAAMEAVHRSSRDLRYDRCPNCGERLGEDAIESE is encoded by the coding sequence ATGCCCGAAGATACGCATTCATCCGCCGAGAGCAACGCATCCGAGACCGATCGGTTCGAGCGACTCGAGGGCGCCGACTACGACCGCGTTACCGAGTTCCTTCGCGACCGCGTCGCCTTCACCGCCCGCGAGTGGGCGATCGCGCGCCTCTGTGCCGACTTTCGAACCGGGACGGGCGTCGAAATGACGACCGTCGGGGAACACCTCCCCGACCTCGTCCCCTTCATGGACGACCAGTACACGCGCCAGGCCGTCTACCAGTCGCGCCGCTCCTTCGAGGAGAAGGTTCGGCGAGCGGGCGCGACGTTTCTCTACGGCGCCTACGCCGACTTCTTCACGGCCGACGAGGTCGACGACATCGTCTACGAAGCGACGGAGGTGGCCCGGTTCCTGATCGAGGTCGAAGGCGCCTCCCTCTCGCCGACCGACGAATCGAACGCCGAAGAGCGAGTCAGCGCGGCGATGGAGGCCGTCCACCGCTCGAGTCGCGACCTCCGCTACGACCGCTGTCCGAACTGCGGCGAGCGACTCGGGGAGGACGCGATCGAATCCGAGTGA
- a CDS encoding carboxymuconolactone decarboxylase family protein, which translates to MVTPETRAEIEEYLGRVPSWIDALPEPAADHSWGIVRDLELEETELEGREKALIALGAASAMQCPYCVHFHREEAKLEDVTDEELSEAIGVASGVRYFSTVLHGAEVDREAFVSETEEIVDHVRDQRAAAPSDD; encoded by the coding sequence ATGGTAACACCCGAAACGCGAGCGGAGATCGAAGAGTACCTCGGACGCGTTCCGAGCTGGATCGACGCGCTTCCGGAGCCGGCCGCGGACCACAGCTGGGGGATCGTGCGCGACCTCGAGCTCGAGGAGACCGAACTCGAGGGGCGGGAGAAGGCATTGATCGCCCTCGGCGCGGCGTCGGCGATGCAGTGTCCGTACTGCGTGCACTTCCACAGGGAGGAGGCGAAACTCGAGGACGTGACCGACGAGGAGCTGTCCGAAGCGATCGGCGTCGCCAGCGGCGTGCGATACTTCTCGACGGTGCTCCACGGCGCGGAGGTCGACCGCGAGGCGTTCGTCTCCGAGACCGAGGAGATCGTCGACCACGTCAGGGATCAACGGGCCGCGGCGCCGAGCGACGACTGA
- the dnaJ gene encoding molecular chaperone DnaJ, producing MSEDFYDVLGVDSDASAEEIKQAYRQKATEYHPDVSDDPDAEEKFKKIQKAKKVLTDEEKRQAYDRMGHDRYEQAEKHGFDASEGGAGAGGMGGGPFGGMGGGGGMGGGGLGDIFEQVFGGGGGGRGRRRPRKGRDLRTELEIDLEEAYEGVQKQFTVERPEECDVCDGEGHPPEADSQTCPECQGRGQVTQVQQTPLGRVQQTTTCPRCEGDGTLYSESCDECRGEGYVRNEAQLTVEVPAGIQEGQTLRMEREGAPSPEGGRHGDLLIDVSVRDHEEFEREGDDLQYRLPISFPQATFGDTVEIPTLSGAVELDIPKGTQSGETFRLEGEGMPRLRGRGHGDLHVQVQVVTPENLNEEQREALEAFAEAGGDEIEVNEGFFEKIKRAF from the coding sequence ATGAGCGAGGACTTCTACGACGTACTCGGTGTTGACTCCGATGCGTCTGCTGAGGAGATCAAACAGGCCTACCGGCAGAAGGCCACCGAGTATCACCCGGACGTGAGCGACGACCCCGACGCCGAGGAGAAATTCAAGAAGATTCAGAAGGCGAAGAAGGTCCTCACCGACGAGGAGAAGCGCCAGGCCTACGACCGCATGGGCCACGACCGCTACGAGCAGGCCGAGAAGCACGGCTTCGACGCCAGCGAGGGCGGCGCCGGTGCCGGCGGGATGGGCGGCGGCCCGTTCGGCGGCATGGGCGGCGGTGGCGGCATGGGTGGCGGCGGTCTCGGCGACATCTTCGAGCAGGTCTTCGGCGGCGGTGGCGGCGGGCGCGGCCGCCGGCGACCGCGCAAGGGTCGGGACCTGCGGACCGAACTCGAGATCGACCTTGAGGAGGCCTACGAGGGCGTGCAGAAGCAGTTCACCGTCGAGCGGCCCGAGGAGTGTGACGTCTGTGACGGCGAGGGCCACCCGCCGGAGGCGGACTCCCAGACCTGTCCGGAGTGTCAGGGCCGGGGGCAGGTGACGCAGGTCCAGCAGACGCCGCTGGGCCGGGTCCAGCAGACGACCACCTGCCCGCGCTGTGAGGGCGACGGCACGCTGTACTCCGAGTCCTGCGACGAGTGTCGCGGCGAGGGCTACGTCCGCAACGAGGCCCAGTTGACCGTCGAGGTCCCGGCGGGCATTCAGGAGGGCCAGACGCTCCGGATGGAGCGCGAGGGCGCGCCGAGTCCCGAAGGCGGCCGGCACGGCGACCTCCTGATCGACGTCTCGGTCCGCGATCACGAGGAGTTCGAGCGCGAGGGCGACGACCTCCAGTACCGGCTCCCCATCTCGTTCCCGCAGGCCACCTTCGGCGACACCGTCGAAATCCCGACGCTTTCCGGCGCCGTCGAACTCGACATTCCGAAGGGTACCCAGAGCGGCGAGACCTTCCGACTCGAGGGGGAGGGGATGCCCCGCCTGCGCGGCCGCGGACACGGCGACCTCCACGTGCAGGTGCAGGTCGTCACGCCCGAGAACTTGAACGAGGAACAGCGCGAGGCCCTCGAGGCGTTCGCCGAGGCCGGCGGCGACGAGATCGAGGTCAACGAAGGCTTCTTCGAGAAGATCAAGCGGGCGTTCTAG
- the grpE gene encoding nucleotide exchange factor GrpE, with amino-acid sequence MSEDEGTDATAQGVPSEDHSGDADSDESVPTTDADESAVDADAPETDSSATDEDSEERAGDESNADENGETASRPETSDDVQQLLDRVTEYDDELAHKVNAIVEEARDLNGTVSDQREELEDLTERVEEQAATIEELQDELEAREQRLEEAEEEVEDLKSRLKRKQADFQNYKKRAKKRQDQIKERATEDLVERLLGVRDNLKRALEEDSDDADSLREGVEMTLREFDRILEDENVSEIDPDPGTETDPQRHEVMMQVDSAQPEGTVADVYTPGYEMGDKVIQNAQVTVSNGELEAEDGEDDATNESDEAADDGSTADSDEDESDDDSEGAIELGGEVADEDGQTEADDEATADSE; translated from the coding sequence ATGAGCGAAGACGAGGGCACGGACGCTACCGCCCAGGGTGTCCCGTCCGAGGACCACTCCGGCGACGCCGATTCGGACGAGAGCGTACCGACGACCGACGCCGACGAATCGGCCGTCGACGCCGACGCGCCGGAGACCGACTCGTCGGCCACCGACGAGGACTCGGAGGAGCGCGCGGGAGACGAATCGAACGCGGACGAAAACGGCGAGACGGCCTCGCGACCCGAAACGAGCGACGACGTCCAGCAACTCCTCGATCGGGTCACGGAGTACGACGACGAACTCGCGCACAAGGTCAACGCCATCGTCGAGGAGGCCCGGGACCTGAACGGGACCGTCTCCGACCAGCGCGAGGAACTCGAGGACCTGACCGAGCGCGTCGAGGAACAGGCCGCCACGATCGAGGAGCTCCAGGACGAGCTCGAGGCCAGAGAGCAGCGACTCGAGGAGGCCGAAGAGGAGGTCGAAGACTTGAAGAGCCGGCTGAAGCGCAAACAGGCCGACTTCCAGAACTACAAGAAGCGGGCCAAGAAGCGACAGGACCAGATCAAAGAGCGCGCGACCGAGGACCTCGTCGAGCGACTGCTCGGCGTCCGGGACAACCTGAAACGCGCCCTCGAGGAGGACAGCGACGACGCCGACAGCCTCCGCGAGGGCGTCGAGATGACCCTCAGGGAGTTCGACCGCATCCTCGAGGACGAGAACGTCTCGGAGATCGATCCCGACCCCGGCACCGAGACCGACCCGCAGCGCCACGAGGTCATGATGCAGGTCGACAGCGCCCAGCCCGAAGGGACCGTCGCCGACGTCTACACGCCCGGCTACGAGATGGGCGACAAGGTCATCCAGAACGCGCAGGTGACCGTTTCCAACGGCGAACTCGAGGCCGAAGACGGCGAAGACGATGCGACGAACGAAAGCGACGAGGCCGCGGACGACGGATCGACGGCCGATTCCGACGAGGACGAATCGGACGACGACAGCGAGGGTGCGATCGAACTCGGCGGCGAGGTCGCAGACGAGGACGGTCAGACGGAGGCAGACGACGAAGCGACCGCCGACTCGGAGTGA
- a CDS encoding ribbon-helix-helix domain-containing protein encodes MSRSSSPDGIAADPNHSRAENGPTLERVTFRATDDQLAALESLVDDGVYHSKSEALRAGVQQLLERHRDAETDGGSRDGSASE; translated from the coding sequence ATGTCGCGTAGTTCATCGCCCGACGGTATCGCGGCCGATCCGAACCACTCCCGCGCGGAGAACGGCCCTACGCTCGAGCGAGTGACGTTTCGGGCCACCGACGACCAGCTCGCGGCGCTCGAGTCGCTCGTCGACGACGGCGTCTACCACTCCAAGAGCGAAGCCCTCCGAGCCGGCGTCCAACAGCTCCTCGAGCGCCACCGAGACGCCGAGACCGACGGCGGCAGTCGGGACGGTTCCGCCTCGGAGTAG
- a CDS encoding ArsR family transcriptional regulator — translation MDGLTPVVGYNLAIGVVVALELLYLLSLEASVTAYRRFVLVTVGGLVLAVIGGPIVELVAPQLVHWVHGLAALLVVYGLYDPVTNDVRTTEWERVLLSEPSRVRRPAEWMTPMDDEILGALHGTELVLTPAVVAFNTGFSRKEVNRRLIELADHGFVEKVERGKYRLTRRGERYLRGQLRATASADTETGVRG, via the coding sequence GTGGACGGACTGACCCCCGTCGTCGGCTACAACCTGGCGATCGGGGTCGTCGTCGCCCTCGAGCTCCTGTATCTCCTCTCGCTCGAGGCGTCGGTGACGGCGTACCGTCGGTTCGTGCTCGTCACCGTCGGCGGGCTGGTGCTGGCCGTGATCGGCGGTCCGATCGTCGAGCTGGTCGCGCCGCAACTGGTCCACTGGGTTCACGGCCTGGCCGCGTTGCTGGTCGTCTACGGTCTCTACGATCCCGTGACGAACGACGTGCGAACGACGGAGTGGGAGCGAGTGCTGTTGAGCGAACCGTCGCGGGTCCGACGACCGGCCGAGTGGATGACGCCGATGGACGACGAGATCCTCGGTGCGCTCCACGGCACTGAGCTCGTGCTGACGCCGGCGGTCGTCGCCTTCAACACCGGATTCAGCCGGAAGGAAGTGAACCGGCGCCTGATCGAACTCGCGGACCACGGGTTCGTCGAAAAGGTCGAACGGGGCAAGTATCGGTTGACGCGGCGCGGCGAGCGGTACCTTCGGGGGCAACTCCGGGCGACCGCGTCGGCAGACACTGAAACCGGAGTTCGAGGTTGA
- a CDS encoding sodium-dependent transporter — protein MARETWASRAGFILAAVGSAIGLGNIWRFPWMTAENGGSAFLLLYLLIVLVVGVPGLLAAFVIGRRANRNPVGAFKSLAGSRFWTALGVLCVVTSIMLMSFYSVVGGWILRYFLESATGAYFAAPETHFASISYGAEAFGYQLAVLAATSLIVAAGIRRGIEATTKVMMPGVVLLLIGLAVWAARQPGAAQGYEFYLEFDGAYLAENFLSVLGSAAGQALFTLSIGSGTMITYASYVDDDRSLPLDASAIAVFNLGIGILAGLVVFPLLFSFAPGPTEGGPGALFVGIAGAFANLPGGRLLGAVFFLVVLLAALTSLISMLEIPVSFLVDEFDLERSTATWGLFALVALTGGVNAFSPAVFTLFADQLVDLLLVLGLTGFMVYTAWVLGPAAIEEYLEGAGPVSRPLVIPWRYAIGTVFPAFLLFTFYADVAAVIGLSTGTGPLLVATLLTVVPLVLVARRSVSENRPQPSESAD, from the coding sequence ATGGCACGTGAGACTTGGGCGAGTCGCGCCGGATTCATTCTGGCCGCGGTCGGAAGCGCAATCGGCTTGGGGAACATCTGGCGGTTCCCGTGGATGACCGCGGAAAACGGCGGGAGCGCCTTTCTGCTGTTGTATCTGCTTATCGTCCTCGTCGTCGGGGTGCCGGGATTGCTGGCCGCGTTCGTGATCGGACGACGGGCGAATCGGAACCCGGTCGGAGCGTTCAAATCGCTCGCCGGGTCGCGTTTCTGGACGGCGCTGGGCGTGCTCTGCGTCGTCACCTCGATCATGCTGATGTCGTTCTACAGCGTCGTCGGCGGGTGGATCCTTCGGTACTTCCTCGAGAGCGCGACGGGCGCCTACTTCGCGGCTCCCGAAACCCACTTCGCGTCGATCAGCTACGGTGCCGAAGCGTTCGGCTACCAACTCGCCGTTCTCGCGGCCACGTCGCTGATCGTCGCCGCGGGGATCAGACGCGGCATCGAGGCGACGACGAAGGTGATGATGCCCGGCGTCGTCCTGTTGCTCATCGGACTCGCGGTCTGGGCGGCCCGGCAGCCCGGCGCTGCACAGGGATACGAGTTCTACCTCGAGTTCGACGGCGCCTACCTCGCGGAGAACTTCCTCTCGGTGCTGGGATCGGCCGCCGGCCAGGCGCTGTTCACCCTCTCGATCGGTAGCGGAACGATGATCACCTACGCCTCCTACGTCGACGACGACCGCTCGCTGCCCCTCGACGCCTCGGCCATCGCCGTGTTCAACCTCGGCATCGGCATCCTGGCCGGACTCGTGGTCTTCCCGCTGCTGTTCTCGTTCGCGCCGGGACCGACCGAGGGCGGCCCCGGCGCCCTGTTCGTCGGGATCGCCGGCGCGTTCGCGAACCTACCCGGCGGGCGACTCCTCGGCGCGGTCTTCTTCCTCGTCGTGCTCCTCGCCGCCCTCACGAGCCTGATCAGCATGCTCGAGATCCCGGTCTCGTTTCTGGTCGACGAGTTCGATCTCGAGCGGTCGACGGCGACCTGGGGGCTATTCGCGCTGGTCGCACTCACCGGCGGCGTGAACGCGTTCAGCCCCGCGGTGTTTACGCTGTTCGCGGACCAGCTCGTCGATCTCCTCCTGGTGCTCGGTCTGACCGGGTTTATGGTGTACACGGCCTGGGTGCTCGGCCCGGCCGCGATCGAAGAGTACCTCGAAGGCGCGGGACCGGTCTCGCGCCCGCTGGTGATCCCGTGGCGGTACGCCATCGGGACCGTCTTCCCGGCGTTCCTCCTCTTTACGTTCTACGCCGACGTCGCGGCCGTGATCGGCCTCTCGACGGGAACGGGGCCGTTGTTGGTGGCGACGCTGCTGACGGTGGTCCCGCTCGTCCTCGTGGCCCGCCGTTCCGTCTCCGAAAACCGACCGCAACCGAGCGAGAGCGCGGACTGA